A single window of Macaca mulatta isolate MMU2019108-1 chromosome 17, T2T-MMU8v2.0, whole genome shotgun sequence DNA harbors:
- the SLC25A15 gene encoding mitochondrial ornithine transporter 1 isoform X1, whose amino-acid sequence MKSNPAIQAAIDLTAGAAGGTACVLTGQPFDTMKVKMQTFPDLYRGLTDCCLKTYSQVGFRGFYKGTSPALIANIAENSVLFMCYGFCQQVVRKVAGLDKQAKLSDLQNAAAGSFASAFAALVLCPTELVKCRLQTMYEMETSGKIAKSQNTVWSVIKSILRKDGPLGFYHGLSSTLLREVPGYFFFFGGYELSRSFFASGRSKDELGPVPLMLSGGVGGICLWLAVYPVDCIKSRIQVLSMSGKQAGFMRTFINVVKNEGITALYSGLKPTMIRAFPANGALFLAYEYSRKLMMNQLETY is encoded by the exons GGGGCACAGCGTGTGTACTGACCGGGCAGCCCTTTGACACGATGAAAGTGAAGATGCAGACGTTCCCTGACCTGTACCGGGGCCTCACGGACTGCTGCCTGAAGACTTACTCCCAGGTGGGCTTCCGTGGCTTCTACAAAGGGACCAGCCCAGCACTAATCGCCAACATCGCTGAGAACTCAGTCCTGTTCATGTGCTATGGCTTCTGCCAGCAGGTGGTGCGGAAAGTGGCTGGACTGGACAAGCAGGCAAAGCTGAG TGATCTGCAGAATGCAGCTGCCGGTTCCTTCGCCTCTGCCTTTGCTGCACTGGTGCTCTGCCCCACGGAGCTCGTGAAGTGCCGGCTGCAGACCATGTATGAGATGGAGACATCAGGAAAGATAGCCAAAAGCCAGAA TACAGTGTGGTCTGTCATCAAAAGTATCCTTAGGAAGGATGGCCCCTTGGGCTTCTACCATGGACTCTCAAGCACTTTACTTCGAGAAGTACCGggctatttcttcttctttggtgGCTATGAACTGAGCCGGTCCTTTTTTGCATCAGGGAGATCAAAAGATGAACTAG gccCTGTCCCTTTGATGTTAAGTGGTGGAGTTGGTGGGATTTGCCTCTGGCTTGCGGTATACCCAGTGGATTGTATCAAATCCAGAATTCAAGTTCTTTCCATGTCTGGAAAACAGGCAGGATTTATGAGAACCTTTATAAATGTTGTGAAAAATGAAG GAATAACGGCCTTATATTCTGGACTGAAACCTACTATGATTCGAGCATTCCCTGCCAATGGAGCACTCTTTTTGGCCTATGAATATAGCAGGAAGTTGATGATGAACCAGTTGGAAACATACTGA
- the SLC25A15 gene encoding mitochondrial ornithine transporter 1 isoform X2 — translation MKSNPAIQAAIDLTAGAAGGTACVLTGQPFDTMKVKMQTFPDLYRGLTDCCLKTYSQVVRKVAGLDKQAKLSDLQNAAAGSFASAFAALVLCPTELVKCRLQTMYEMETSGKIAKSQNTVWSVIKSILRKDGPLGFYHGLSSTLLREVPGYFFFFGGYELSRSFFASGRSKDELGPVPLMLSGGVGGICLWLAVYPVDCIKSRIQVLSMSGKQAGFMRTFINVVKNEGITALYSGLKPTMIRAFPANGALFLAYEYSRKLMMNQLETY, via the exons GGGGCACAGCGTGTGTACTGACCGGGCAGCCCTTTGACACGATGAAAGTGAAGATGCAGACGTTCCCTGACCTGTACCGGGGCCTCACGGACTGCTGCCTGAAGACTTACTCCCAG GTGGTGCGGAAAGTGGCTGGACTGGACAAGCAGGCAAAGCTGAG TGATCTGCAGAATGCAGCTGCCGGTTCCTTCGCCTCTGCCTTTGCTGCACTGGTGCTCTGCCCCACGGAGCTCGTGAAGTGCCGGCTGCAGACCATGTATGAGATGGAGACATCAGGAAAGATAGCCAAAAGCCAGAA TACAGTGTGGTCTGTCATCAAAAGTATCCTTAGGAAGGATGGCCCCTTGGGCTTCTACCATGGACTCTCAAGCACTTTACTTCGAGAAGTACCGggctatttcttcttctttggtgGCTATGAACTGAGCCGGTCCTTTTTTGCATCAGGGAGATCAAAAGATGAACTAG gccCTGTCCCTTTGATGTTAAGTGGTGGAGTTGGTGGGATTTGCCTCTGGCTTGCGGTATACCCAGTGGATTGTATCAAATCCAGAATTCAAGTTCTTTCCATGTCTGGAAAACAGGCAGGATTTATGAGAACCTTTATAAATGTTGTGAAAAATGAAG GAATAACGGCCTTATATTCTGGACTGAAACCTACTATGATTCGAGCATTCCCTGCCAATGGAGCACTCTTTTTGGCCTATGAATATAGCAGGAAGTTGATGATGAACCAGTTGGAAACATACTGA